In a single window of the Nitrospira sp. MA-1 genome:
- a CDS encoding class I SAM-dependent methyltransferase yields the protein MKNMLKEYALKVLKSLPARFSLSVNWNSTEGYMLGYAKEILRTLENDQSVTTRQDAITGLRQLSLEEFGLVLLSMPDPEYPKLSRLLPAMASNEVQRNWTGNHGVELLKQTTAFVRALSYNYTRVTGRSLDDATILDFGCGYGRIAQLLYYFTAEEKVFGVDPWEQSIELCRESGLSTNFMVSDYLPVSLPVGTVKFNLIYAFSVFTHLSQRAMSASLNTLRKYLADDGMLAITIRPVENWEHDPHTSSAQKAALAVRHREEGFAFNPHNRAPIDGDVTYGDSSLTLEWITSTFPEWTIKATDRCLSDRLQRYVFLVPR from the coding sequence ATGAAAAATATGTTGAAGGAATATGCCCTGAAAGTGCTGAAGAGTCTTCCAGCCAGGTTCTCACTGTCTGTGAATTGGAATTCGACCGAGGGCTATATGCTGGGGTATGCCAAGGAGATTTTGCGTACATTGGAAAATGACCAAAGCGTAACGACTCGCCAGGATGCCATCACGGGCCTTCGACAACTCAGTCTGGAGGAATTCGGACTGGTGTTGCTGTCCATGCCCGACCCTGAGTACCCCAAGCTTTCACGACTTCTTCCTGCCATGGCGAGTAATGAGGTGCAGCGAAACTGGACGGGGAACCATGGAGTCGAATTGCTCAAGCAAACAACAGCGTTCGTGCGTGCATTGAGTTACAACTACACACGAGTGACCGGGCGGTCTCTGGATGATGCCACTATCTTGGATTTTGGATGTGGGTATGGCCGTATCGCGCAATTGCTCTATTACTTCACCGCCGAGGAAAAAGTCTTCGGGGTCGATCCCTGGGAACAGTCCATTGAACTTTGCCGGGAGTCGGGTCTCAGTACAAACTTCATGGTATCCGACTACCTCCCTGTGTCCTTGCCGGTCGGGACGGTGAAGTTTAATCTCATTTATGCCTTCTCCGTGTTCACCCACCTGTCTCAAAGGGCGATGAGCGCGTCGTTGAACACCTTGCGGAAGTACCTTGCGGATGATGGCATGTTAGCCATTACTATTCGCCCTGTCGAAAACTGGGAGCATGACCCTCACACATCATCCGCGCAGAAAGCGGCCCTAGCCGTTCGACATCGGGAGGAGGGCTTTGCTTTCAACCCCCACAACCGGGCACCGATTGATGGTGACGTGACCTATGGGGATTCCTCGTTGACTCTGGAGTGGATTACCTCGACTTTTCCAGAGTGGACGATCAAAGCGACTGATCGGTGTTTGAGCGATCGTCTTCAGCGGTATGTCTTTCTGGTGCCGCGCTGA